A genome region from Natronobeatus ordinarius includes the following:
- a CDS encoding translation initiation factor eIF-2B translates to MIDETVEEIKEMQTHSSSVVAVKATRALEELLDREFATAEEYVRDLERNGTALRRANPSHASLQNAIRNVVDEVETADAADVAEAKAHTAEAIDRVVARVESAKRLAAEHALEVLEDGTTLLTHDYSSTVIEALELATDEGRTFEVYVTEARPRYIGRKTARTLAEMDGVEVTLITDSAGGYYLEECDRIVVGMTSIVGETLYNRVGTFSLAAAANELDVPVTVVGSASKIIADGFVFENDYRPGSEVMPEPAEGFDVLNPAYDATPITLLESVITDEGQQTF, encoded by the coding sequence ATGATCGACGAGACGGTCGAGGAGATCAAGGAAATGCAGACGCACAGCTCCTCGGTAGTCGCCGTGAAGGCGACGCGCGCGCTCGAGGAGCTACTCGATCGGGAGTTCGCCACCGCCGAGGAGTACGTTCGTGACCTCGAACGAAACGGGACGGCGCTCAGGCGGGCCAACCCGTCGCACGCGTCGCTCCAGAACGCCATCCGGAACGTCGTCGACGAGGTCGAAACGGCCGACGCCGCGGACGTCGCCGAAGCGAAAGCACACACCGCCGAAGCGATCGACCGAGTCGTCGCTCGCGTCGAATCCGCGAAGCGCCTGGCCGCAGAACACGCACTCGAGGTTCTCGAGGACGGCACGACGCTGCTCACCCACGACTACTCCTCGACCGTCATCGAGGCGCTCGAGCTCGCTACCGACGAGGGTCGAACGTTCGAGGTCTACGTCACTGAGGCCAGGCCACGGTACATCGGCCGAAAGACTGCCCGGACCCTGGCCGAGATGGACGGCGTCGAGGTCACGCTGATCACCGACAGCGCGGGAGGGTACTATCTCGAGGAGTGTGACCGGATCGTCGTCGGGATGACGTCGATCGTCGGCGAGACGCTCTACAATCGCGTTGGCACCTTTTCGCTCGCTGCGGCAGCCAACGAACTCGACGTCCCGGTCACCGTCGTCGGCTCCGCCTCGAAGATCATCGCCGACGGGTTCGTCTTCGAGAACGACTACCGGCCGGGCAGCGAGGTGATGCCCGAACCCGCCGAAGGGTTCGACGTCCTGAATCCCGCGTACGACGCGACGCCAATCACGCTGCTCGAGAGCGTGATCACCGACGAAGGGCAACAGACGTTCTGA
- a CDS encoding oligosaccharide flippase family protein — protein sequence MADRTRELSALLSSAALVLVGGIIASVAKLGERVVIGRLLSPDAYGEVSVGLALLTFTVTFALAGTTQGVSRYVPRYEDRTDQRGVWVSGLLVAGTLALVGALGLFLAAEWLAATFFETAEAVTFVRLLALALPFTVGFRIAVAGIRGYENTVFRTVAEDFVDPFLRIGLIGLLLLAGMGIVAAGVAYLLAAVATFLVAHLLFARLMPLRGPFRTHTRELVRFSAPLVVSTVVGVMLTRTDTLMLGYFRSSYEVGIYDAAYPLANGLLVALTAFGFLYLPIASRLDADDDRDAVDDIYATTTKWVYVLTFPAFCLFVVFPRDVIHLFFGPAYTDAALVLPILATGFFLSAAAGRDRETLSAVGATTWIAVGNVVGLTLNVVVNLLLIPRYGYVGAAVASVTSLIALHGVICAILAIRYDITPLSPAATRAYLSLPVVLLPAAVLLSPWLSVSILTLVPFLVVAGLASLAVVGLAGGLEPDDVVVLDLLEEAAGFEFPYVRHWIPDSRETEPLLASVRAHLSTGSEYLTTGLEHLRERLSTGVDRSATLLLVVVTLAAVGLSSAANRLGDRLELDRDRLGDRLSADLERSRAWLVPRLRHAGKRLSDGLERSRAWLVPRLQHAGERLSIGLGYARAQLADACYRTKRVLAVALERTRERLAADLGYLKERVLADLERWRDR from the coding sequence ATGGCGGATCGCACGCGCGAGCTGTCGGCGCTGCTCTCGAGTGCCGCCTTGGTGCTGGTCGGCGGGATCATCGCCTCGGTGGCGAAACTCGGCGAGCGGGTGGTGATCGGTCGGCTGCTCTCGCCCGACGCCTACGGCGAGGTGAGCGTCGGACTCGCGCTGCTCACGTTCACGGTGACGTTCGCGCTCGCGGGGACTACCCAGGGTGTCTCCCGGTACGTCCCGCGATACGAGGATCGGACGGATCAGCGGGGCGTCTGGGTCAGCGGCCTGCTGGTGGCGGGGACGCTCGCTCTGGTGGGCGCGCTGGGGCTGTTCCTCGCGGCCGAGTGGCTCGCCGCGACCTTTTTCGAAACGGCCGAAGCGGTGACGTTCGTCCGGCTGCTCGCGCTCGCGCTGCCGTTCACCGTCGGCTTCCGGATCGCTGTCGCGGGGATCAGGGGCTATGAGAACACCGTGTTTCGGACCGTCGCGGAGGACTTCGTCGATCCCTTCCTGCGAATCGGTCTGATCGGCCTCCTGTTGCTCGCCGGGATGGGGATCGTCGCCGCCGGCGTCGCCTACCTGCTCGCGGCCGTGGCGACGTTCCTCGTCGCTCACCTGCTGTTCGCGCGGCTCATGCCGCTTCGCGGCCCGTTCCGTACGCACACGCGAGAACTCGTTCGCTTCTCCGCGCCGCTCGTCGTCTCCACCGTCGTGGGCGTCATGCTCACCCGGACGGACACGCTCATGCTCGGCTACTTCCGCAGCTCTTACGAAGTCGGCATCTACGACGCCGCCTATCCGCTCGCGAACGGGCTGCTCGTCGCGCTCACCGCCTTCGGCTTCCTCTACCTGCCGATCGCCTCTCGGCTCGACGCCGACGACGACCGCGACGCCGTCGACGACATCTACGCCACGACGACGAAGTGGGTGTACGTGCTCACCTTCCCGGCGTTCTGTCTGTTCGTCGTCTTCCCTCGAGACGTGATTCACCTCTTTTTCGGCCCCGCCTACACCGACGCCGCGCTCGTGTTGCCGATCCTCGCGACCGGTTTTTTCCTCTCGGCCGCCGCCGGAAGAGATCGAGAAACGCTCTCGGCCGTCGGCGCAACCACCTGGATCGCCGTCGGCAACGTCGTCGGCCTGACGCTCAACGTCGTCGTCAACCTCCTCTTGATCCCCCGCTATGGCTACGTCGGCGCGGCGGTCGCCTCGGTGACGTCGCTGATCGCCCTCCACGGCGTCATCTGCGCCATCCTCGCGATCCGCTATGACATCACGCCCCTCTCGCCGGCCGCCACGCGGGCGTACCTCTCTCTCCCCGTCGTCTTGCTCCCCGCCGCCGTCCTCCTCTCGCCGTGGCTCTCGGTCTCGATACTCACCCTCGTTCCGTTCCTGGTCGTGGCCGGACTCGCCTCTCTCGCCGTCGTCGGCCTTGCCGGGGGCCTCGAGCCCGACGACGTGGTCGTCCTCGACCTACTCGAGGAGGCCGCCGGATTCGAGTTCCCGTACGTCCGCCACTGGATCCCCGACTCACGGGAGACCGAACCGCTCCTCGCCAGCGTGCGAGCACACCTCTCGACCGGATCCGAGTATCTCACGACCGGACTCGAGCACCTGAGAGAGCGGCTCTCGACGGGCGTCGATCGATCGGCGACGCTGTTGCTCGTCGTGGTAACGCTGGCGGCGGTCGGTCTCTCGAGCGCCGCGAACCGGCTCGGAGATCGACTCGAACTCGACCGCGATCGCCTCGGCGACCGTCTCTCCGCCGATCTCGAGCGCTCGAGGGCGTGGCTCGTCCCTCGTCTCCGGCACGCGGGCAAACGGCTCTCAGACGGGCTCGAGCGCTCGCGGGCGTGGCTCGTCCCTCGCCTCCAGCACGCGGGCGAACGACTCTCGATCGGTCTCGGGTACGCCCGTGCGCAACTGGCCGACGCCTGCTACCGCACGAAACGGGTTCTGGCGGTGGCTCTCGAGCGGACGCGAGAGCGGCTCGCTGCCGACCTCGGCTACCTCAAAGAGCGAGTGTTGGCGGACCTCGAGCGCTGGCGTGACCGGTGA
- a CDS encoding alkaline phosphatase family protein has translation MRTVVIGIDGLGVRHLDRDASSMPTITGLCDRGIEARLESTHPPSVGCAWPSLYTGCEPSHHGVYGSLTYDAYPSDPQPASRIDVRRPAMWDYLSSEGTSSVVLNVPVTQPADPMNGVLVPGDSPAGTEPAHPMGIRDELADERGDPFTEPPTDERTGVETLVDSVDRRRRAVSSLLERTDWELAVVRLDELETAVGEADDASELEPLYQAVDAFVGGVLETVGEETNVVCCSTRGVSPVAGYRIAINEILREVGFLEPTDGGEPPTPSFQIGQGDGREHRGPIERALRAGDRVMARFGLESTLAEFVDGSSDSTNDRIDWYSSIAYCPDETCMGVRINLAGREPYGNVPPSRYESVCDELVELLTALETPDGEPAFEFVCRRDHLHEGHFFEGAPDVCFLPKGMNHTVSAALSGRRFESIDTVGLGFEGVFVGTGPGFTGTAPTRRLSLVDVAPITMALLGRPVPSLMTGSVPDGLLVDPAVRARYDDLVYGAAATDPLFDDGDVGSRLEDAGYL, from the coding sequence ATGAGGACGGTCGTCATCGGTATCGACGGACTCGGCGTTCGCCACCTCGATCGGGACGCGTCGTCGATGCCGACCATCACCGGGTTGTGCGACCGGGGAATCGAGGCACGGCTCGAGTCCACCCACCCGCCCTCTGTCGGCTGTGCCTGGCCATCGCTGTACACGGGATGCGAGCCCAGCCACCACGGCGTCTACGGCTCGCTCACGTACGACGCCTACCCGAGCGACCCACAGCCTGCCTCTCGCATCGACGTCCGTCGGCCCGCCATGTGGGACTACCTCTCGAGTGAGGGGACGTCCTCGGTGGTGTTGAACGTCCCCGTGACACAACCGGCTGATCCGATGAACGGCGTGCTCGTCCCCGGAGACTCGCCGGCTGGAACCGAACCGGCCCACCCGATGGGGATCCGGGACGAACTCGCCGACGAACGTGGTGATCCGTTCACCGAACCGCCAACAGACGAACGGACAGGCGTCGAGACACTCGTCGACTCGGTCGACCGGCGTCGTCGTGCGGTCAGCTCGCTCCTCGAGCGAACCGACTGGGAACTCGCCGTCGTCCGGCTCGACGAACTCGAGACTGCCGTCGGTGAGGCCGACGACGCGAGCGAACTCGAGCCGCTTTACCAGGCCGTCGATGCGTTCGTCGGTGGCGTCCTCGAGACCGTCGGCGAGGAAACCAACGTCGTCTGCTGTTCGACACGCGGTGTCTCTCCCGTCGCCGGCTATCGCATCGCCATCAACGAAATCCTCCGCGAGGTCGGCTTTCTCGAGCCGACCGACGGCGGCGAGCCGCCGACGCCCTCGTTTCAGATCGGCCAGGGTGACGGTCGCGAGCACCGCGGGCCGATCGAACGGGCGCTCCGGGCCGGCGACCGCGTGATGGCCAGATTCGGACTCGAGTCCACACTCGCCGAGTTCGTCGACGGGTCGTCCGATTCGACCAACGACCGGATCGACTGGTACTCGTCGATCGCGTACTGTCCCGACGAGACCTGCATGGGCGTTCGAATCAATCTCGCCGGCCGCGAACCGTACGGGAACGTGCCGCCGTCGAGATACGAATCAGTCTGTGACGAACTCGTCGAGCTCCTCACGGCCCTCGAGACGCCAGACGGCGAGCCGGCGTTCGAGTTCGTCTGCCGACGCGACCACCTCCACGAGGGGCACTTTTTCGAAGGCGCTCCGGACGTCTGCTTCTTGCCGAAGGGGATGAACCACACCGTCTCGGCGGCACTGTCCGGTCGGCGGTTCGAATCGATCGACACCGTTGGACTCGGGTTCGAAGGGGTGTTCGTGGGCACGGGGCCCGGATTCACGGGGACGGCCCCCACACGCCGACTCTCGCTCGTCGACGTCGCGCCCATTACGATGGCGTTGCTCGGTCGTCCCGTCCCCTCGCTGATGACCGGTTCGGTTCCCGACGGGCTGCTCGTCGATCCGGCGGTCCGGGCTCGCTACGACGACCTCGTCTACGGCGCGGCGGCGACGGACCCGCTCTTCGACGACGGCGACGTGGGAAGCCGACTCGAGGACGCAGGATACCTCTGA
- a CDS encoding Gfo/Idh/MocA family protein — MIGAGVGVGIVGLGGMGHLHAQNLRELGADVVAGADLVPEQQRAFADEFGARTYDDHEALVTDDAVDAVVVTTPNRFHEPIAIAALEAGRDVLVEKPLAHTLESAERIAEAEAESDAICMVGFHNRHAASTALFDAQRERGRFGDLTHVEANYVRRRGVPGPGSWFTNDDLAGGGALIDIGVHALDLALHVLEFPAVEEVSGVTRTTFGTREEYADPDGFGAKWDAQAETYGVDDSVTAFLRLAGGRTIVLEAAWATNREPTAEFVVHGTDAGARFDVGDTSLTILEAGTAGGDHYADVELTGDATQTGYKEQDATFLEAVLAGEPPETNTLEEALVVQRVIDAIYRSSETGQAVQLTEREAAPRLGNR, encoded by the coding sequence ATGATCGGCGCGGGCGTCGGCGTCGGTATCGTCGGACTCGGTGGGATGGGTCATCTCCACGCCCAGAATCTCCGCGAACTCGGCGCCGACGTCGTCGCAGGTGCGGACCTCGTTCCCGAACAGCAGCGTGCGTTCGCCGACGAGTTCGGTGCCCGAACGTACGACGACCACGAAGCGCTCGTGACTGACGACGCCGTCGACGCCGTCGTCGTCACGACGCCCAACCGATTTCACGAACCCATCGCCATCGCGGCGCTCGAGGCCGGCCGGGACGTACTGGTGGAGAAACCCCTCGCCCACACCCTCGAGAGCGCAGAACGGATCGCCGAGGCGGAAGCCGAATCCGACGCCATCTGTATGGTCGGCTTTCACAACCGTCACGCCGCCTCGACGGCGCTGTTCGACGCCCAGCGAGAGCGCGGCCGGTTCGGCGACCTGACCCACGTCGAGGCGAACTACGTCCGCCGGCGCGGCGTTCCCGGTCCTGGCTCGTGGTTTACGAACGACGACCTCGCCGGCGGCGGCGCACTGATCGACATTGGCGTCCACGCGCTCGACCTCGCCCTCCACGTGCTCGAGTTCCCCGCCGTCGAAGAGGTCTCGGGCGTCACCCGAACCACGTTCGGCACGCGCGAGGAGTACGCCGACCCCGACGGTTTCGGCGCCAAGTGGGACGCCCAGGCCGAGACCTACGGCGTCGACGACTCGGTCACCGCATTCCTCAGGCTCGCCGGCGGCCGAACGATCGTCCTCGAGGCCGCCTGGGCGACCAACCGCGAGCCCACCGCCGAGTTCGTCGTCCACGGCACCGACGCCGGCGCTCGGTTCGACGTCGGTGACACCTCCCTCACCATCCTCGAGGCCGGCACCGCCGGCGGCGATCACTACGCCGACGTCGAACTCACCGGCGACGCCACCCAGACGGGGTACAAAGAACAGGACGCGACCTTCCTCGAGGCCGTCCTCGCCGGAGAACCACCAGAGACGAACACACTCGAGGAGGCGCTGGTCGTCCAGCGAGTCATCGACGCGATCTATCGCTCGAGTGAGACGGGACAGGCAGTCCAACTCACCGAACGCGAGGCGGCGCCGCGGCTCGGGAACCGGTAG
- a CDS encoding pyridoxamine 5'-phosphate oxidase family protein — protein MTLAEETEMTDGEIDEFLGRRETGVLTLARGDEPYAIPISYGYDATGRTFYLRLVSTPESEKRQFLGSSPQARLVVYDEAPESTYLSVVATGTLTAIDPAELTVDRIEQYGAAKRPLFEIWGAEKSNLDIVLYELEPDGLNGRRTDVDREAVSAE, from the coding sequence ATGACACTCGCCGAGGAGACCGAAATGACCGACGGGGAGATCGACGAGTTCCTCGGACGTAGAGAAACCGGGGTGTTGACCCTCGCTCGAGGGGACGAACCGTACGCGATTCCGATCTCGTACGGCTACGACGCCACCGGTCGAACGTTCTACCTTCGGCTGGTGTCGACGCCGGAAAGCGAGAAGCGCCAGTTTCTCGGTTCGTCACCGCAGGCGCGCCTCGTCGTGTACGACGAGGCGCCCGAATCGACCTACCTGAGCGTCGTCGCGACCGGCACGCTCACGGCGATCGATCCGGCGGAGCTGACCGTCGACCGGATCGAGCAGTACGGGGCTGCCAAACGCCCGCTGTTCGAGATCTGGGGGGCGGAGAAATCGAATCTCGACATCGTCCTCTACGAGCTCGAGCCGGACGGGCTGAACGGTCGACGGACGGACGTCGACCGCGAGGCTGTCAGCGCAGAGTAG
- a CDS encoding nitrous oxide reductase accessory protein NosL: protein MSRDSTGDTPVGRRALLGTIGVGSVAAFAGCFGDDDELSQPDGGTAGNTPAQSYDDVPIDELADFPDDSCEVCAMLPANFPEWNAQLVHENGDRGFCCTPGCAVAYFAKPEAFGGPDAPVASFWMTEFETAEFIDAFEATYVLEYETGHIDQPMGRNPYPFENEDDAYGLVADYDHLEDEHVVTFEEIDEEIAREYRHF from the coding sequence ATGAGCAGAGATTCGACCGGTGACACACCGGTCGGCCGACGAGCGCTCCTCGGGACGATCGGCGTCGGTTCTGTCGCCGCGTTCGCGGGCTGTTTCGGTGACGACGACGAGCTGTCCCAGCCGGACGGCGGTACCGCCGGGAACACGCCCGCCCAGTCGTACGACGACGTCCCGATCGACGAACTCGCCGACTTTCCGGACGATAGCTGTGAAGTCTGTGCGATGCTTCCGGCGAACTTCCCCGAGTGGAACGCCCAGCTCGTTCACGAGAACGGCGACCGCGGCTTTTGCTGTACGCCTGGCTGTGCGGTCGCCTACTTCGCCAAGCCCGAGGCGTTCGGCGGTCCCGACGCGCCGGTCGCCAGCTTCTGGATGACCGAGTTCGAGACGGCCGAGTTCATCGACGCCTTCGAGGCGACGTACGTCTTAGAGTACGAGACGGGACACATCGACCAGCCGATGGGACGAAATCCCTACCCGTTCGAGAACGAGGACGACGCGTACGGGCTCGTCGCCGACTACGACCATCTCGAGGACGAACACGTCGTGACGTTTGAGGAGATCGACGAAGAGATCGCGAGAGAGTACCGCCACTTTTAG
- a CDS encoding pentapeptide repeat-containing protein — MIDGNESDPEIDPDRLRSGAHLAGADLSGVGLHGVDLSEADLRGADLSDAALNRATLADARLERADLAGADLFEADLSDATVREATLTDARLDCADLRGADLHDAALSGASLGWATYSIDRLVEARLDGAELRGASLPGADLRGLDLFRVTFREADLSEADLRGTTLAAGSLAESDLAGATLADADAVGVDCQWATFTEAVLARGDFADATFDNATLSGGDLRSARLAGASLWRATLSDADLRGADLSNTDLREATLAGADLEGADLSGATLADADLSGATLTDATLAGATLFEATLADVDLAETDLTDANVRGADLSGADLGGTDRSDEWLLGPDPSRADLLAVEFVDATLPAADLAGADLAGEDLSGATLSGADLSAADLRGADLSGADLRGADLSGAALTDADLSDATLADATLAEASLRRATLSGADLSGATATDADLGGAHLPGATLRNATLAGATLSEAALEGADLWRATLTDAVLTRADLTDANLNEATLANAELTDADLRGAAYGGSYCWEVDLTAARLGDEPEIEGVLLHPFPSVADLREVDLRDANLRGAVLPSADLSGFDLEETSLRRATLVGADLSAADLREADLVGADLADADLSGTDLSEATLEKATLSGAIARGADLSRASLKKASLEDAALVGADLSSGYATAATFSGGDLRDATLRDCLLDGADLSRATLTGADLSGVELDAVTISGATFQSSTLSADQRRRVERSDATLRGSD, encoded by the coding sequence ATGATCGACGGTAACGAGTCGGATCCGGAGATCGACCCCGACCGGCTCCGGTCGGGTGCGCACCTGGCCGGGGCGGACCTCTCGGGGGTCGGGCTGCACGGCGTCGACCTCTCCGAGGCTGACCTCCGGGGCGCCGACCTCTCGGACGCCGCGTTGAATCGCGCGACGCTGGCAGACGCCAGGCTCGAGCGGGCCGACCTCGCCGGTGCCGACCTGTTCGAGGCGGACCTCTCGGACGCCACGGTGCGCGAGGCGACCCTCACGGACGCGCGGCTGGACTGTGCAGACCTCCGGGGAGCGGACCTCCACGACGCGGCGCTGTCAGGGGCGTCCCTCGGGTGGGCGACGTATTCGATCGACCGGCTGGTCGAGGCGCGGCTCGACGGCGCCGAACTCCGGGGCGCGTCGCTCCCGGGCGCCGACCTTCGCGGCCTGGACCTCTTCAGGGTGACGTTCCGGGAGGCGGACCTCTCCGAGGCCGACCTGCGGGGGACCACGCTCGCCGCGGGCTCGCTCGCCGAGTCGGACCTCGCCGGCGCGACCCTGGCGGACGCCGACGCCGTCGGTGTCGACTGCCAGTGGGCGACGTTTACCGAGGCCGTCCTCGCCCGCGGGGACTTCGCCGACGCCACGTTCGACAACGCGACGCTCTCCGGTGGCGACCTCCGTTCCGCGCGGCTCGCGGGAGCGAGTCTGTGGCGGGCGACTCTCTCGGACGCCGACCTTCGGGGCGCCGACCTCTCGAACACCGACCTCCGGGAAGCGACCCTCGCGGGTGCCGACCTCGAGGGCGCAGACCTCTCGGGGGCGACCCTGGCCGACGCAGACCTGTCGGGGGCGACCCTGACGGACGCGACCCTCGCCGGCGCCACGCTGTTCGAGGCGACGCTCGCGGACGTCGACCTCGCCGAGACGGACCTGACCGACGCCAACGTCCGCGGGGCGGATCTCTCGGGCGCGGACCTCGGGGGGACTGACCGGTCGGACGAGTGGCTCTTGGGCCCCGACCCGTCGAGGGCCGACCTGCTCGCGGTCGAGTTCGTTGACGCCACGCTGCCGGCTGCGGACCTTGCCGGTGCCGATCTGGCCGGCGAGGACCTCTCCGGGGCGACCCTCTCGGGCGCCGACCTCTCGGCTGCGGACCTGCGCGGGGCGGACCTCTCGGGCGCGGACCTGCGGGGTGCCGACCTGTCGGGAGCGGCGTTGACCGACGCCGACCTCTCCGACGCGACCCTGGCGGACGCGACGCTCGCGGAGGCGTCCCTGCGGCGAGCGACCCTCTCGGGCGCCGACCTCTCGGGTGCGACGGCGACCGACGCCGATCTGGGAGGGGCGCATCTCCCGGGGGCAACGCTTCGAAACGCCACGCTTGCCGGGGCGACCCTCTCGGAGGCCGCGCTCGAAGGTGCGGACCTGTGGCGAGCGACGCTGACCGACGCCGTGCTGACGAGGGCGGACCTCACGGACGCGAACCTGAACGAGGCGACCCTCGCGAACGCCGAGTTGACCGACGCCGACCTCCGCGGTGCGGCGTACGGCGGTTCGTACTGCTGGGAGGTCGACCTGACGGCCGCCAGACTCGGCGACGAGCCGGAGATCGAGGGCGTGCTGTTACACCCGTTTCCCTCGGTCGCCGACCTGCGCGAGGTGGACCTTCGGGACGCGAACCTGCGCGGTGCCGTCCTCCCCTCCGCCGATCTCTCGGGGTTCGACCTCGAGGAGACGAGCCTGCGCCGGGCGACGCTCGTGGGCGCGGACCTCTCGGCAGCCGATCTACGGGAAGCCGACCTGGTGGGCGCGGACCTCGCCGACGCCGACCTCTCCGGGACCGATCTCTCGGAGGCCACGCTCGAGAAGGCGACGCTCTCGGGGGCGATTGCGCGGGGTGCCGACCTCTCGCGCGCGAGCCTGAAGAAGGCGTCACTCGAGGACGCGGCGCTGGTCGGCGCCGACCTCTCGAGCGGCTACGCCACCGCGGCCACGTTCTCCGGAGGCGATCTCCGGGACGCGACGCTACGCGACTGTCTCTTGGACGGGGCAGACCTCTCGCGGGCCACGCTGACCGGTGCCGATCTCTCGGGGGTCGAACTGGACGCGGTCACGATCTCCGGGGCGACGTTCCAGTCGTCGACGCTCTCAGCGGACCAGCGACGGCGGGTAGAACGCTCGGACGCGACCCTTCGCGGAAGCGATTGA
- a CDS encoding ThuA domain-containing protein, protein MAAVTIWNEYRHEREDEAVAAVYPDGIHATIADALADEHDVQTATLDDPEHGLTVDVLESTDVLCWWGHDAHDEVDDAVVERVHERVLEGMGLLVLHSAHYSKLFKRLMGTSCSLQWREDGGLERLWVVDPGHPIADGLGAWFELPETEMYGEPFDVPEPDRLVFTSWFEGGEVFRSGCCYRRGSGRIFYFRPGHETYPIYEHETVRRVLRNAVDWATPVDGSPRTFGHRERS, encoded by the coding sequence ATGGCTGCCGTCACGATCTGGAACGAGTACCGTCACGAGCGCGAGGACGAGGCCGTCGCCGCAGTCTATCCCGACGGCATCCACGCGACCATCGCGGACGCACTCGCCGACGAACACGACGTACAGACGGCGACTCTCGACGACCCCGAACACGGCCTCACCGTGGACGTCCTCGAGTCGACCGACGTCCTCTGCTGGTGGGGACACGACGCCCACGACGAGGTCGACGACGCGGTCGTCGAACGGGTTCACGAGCGGGTGCTCGAGGGAATGGGCCTGCTCGTGCTCCACTCGGCACACTACTCGAAGCTCTTCAAGCGACTCATGGGAACGAGCTGTAGCCTGCAGTGGCGCGAGGACGGCGGCCTCGAGCGGCTGTGGGTCGTCGATCCCGGCCACCCCATCGCCGACGGGCTCGGTGCGTGGTTCGAACTCCCGGAGACGGAGATGTACGGCGAGCCGTTCGACGTCCCCGAACCCGACCGGCTCGTCTTCACGAGCTGGTTCGAGGGCGGCGAGGTGTTCCGAAGCGGCTGCTGTTATCGTCGGGGGAGCGGCCGGATCTTCTACTTCCGGCCCGGCCACGAGACGTATCCGATCTACGAGCACGAGACCGTCAGGCGGGTACTCAGAAACGCCGTCGACTGGGCGACACCGGTCGACGGCTCGCCGCGAACGTTCGGCCACCGGGAGCGGTCCTGA